A part of Vicinamibacteria bacterium genomic DNA contains:
- a CDS encoding aldehyde dehydrogenase family protein has product MQRVDQWIGGERLASADTFEDLSPIDETVIAAVARGGREEAEAAIEVAARAFPAWSRTPRENRAAVLHAIADGIELRLEELATVETRDNGALLRSHRRAVIPRAAHNFRFFADWLLKLNHEDFETRRHENHVSWDPAGVSVCITPWNAPLMLATWKVAPALAAGNTVVLKPAEWSPLTASLLADIAKEAELPDGVLNVVQGIGEEVGPHLIGDHRVSRVSFTGSVETGRLIAAEAGKNLTPVSLELGGKSPFVVFADADLEAAVATAVEQYDNAGQVCLAGTRLLVQEPAYDAFLERFLEKARLLVQGDPRDE; this is encoded by the coding sequence ATGCAGCGCGTGGACCAATGGATCGGTGGCGAGCGCTTGGCCTCGGCCGACACGTTCGAGGACCTTTCCCCGATCGACGAGACGGTCATCGCCGCGGTGGCGCGAGGAGGGCGTGAGGAAGCGGAGGCGGCGATCGAAGTCGCGGCGCGCGCATTCCCCGCCTGGAGTCGGACTCCTCGCGAAAATCGAGCCGCGGTGCTCCACGCCATTGCCGACGGCATCGAATTGAGACTCGAGGAGCTGGCGACGGTGGAGACGCGGGACAACGGGGCGCTTCTCCGCTCGCACCGGCGCGCGGTGATCCCGCGAGCGGCGCACAACTTTCGCTTCTTTGCCGATTGGCTCCTCAAGCTCAACCACGAGGATTTCGAAACGCGAAGGCACGAGAACCACGTGAGCTGGGATCCCGCCGGTGTCTCGGTCTGCATCACGCCCTGGAATGCGCCGCTGATGCTCGCTACGTGGAAAGTCGCGCCCGCTCTCGCCGCGGGGAACACGGTGGTTCTGAAGCCCGCCGAGTGGTCGCCGCTCACCGCGTCGCTTCTCGCCGACATCGCGAAAGAAGCGGAGCTTCCCGACGGGGTCCTGAATGTCGTACAGGGTATCGGCGAGGAAGTGGGACCCCACCTGATCGGTGATCACCGCGTGTCGCGGGTGAGCTTCACCGGCTCGGTCGAGACCGGCCGACTCATCGCCGCGGAAGCGGGGAAGAACCTGACCCCGGTGAGCCTCGAGCTGGGCGGTAAATCACCCTTCGTCGTGTTTGCCGATGCGGACCTCGAGGCCGCCGTCGCGACCGCAGTCGAGCAGTACGACAACGCGGGCCAGGTGTGTCTCGCCGGGACGAGGCTTCTCGTCCAGGAGCCGGCGTACGACGCGTTTCTGGAGCGCTTCCTGGAAAAGGCCCGCCTTTTGGTTCAGGGCGACCCGCGTGATGAG
- a CDS encoding acyl-CoA thioesterase, protein MPADANPSGDIFGGWVISQMDIAGGMTAGLRAQGRVATVAIDSMIFKLPVFVGDILCVYTDIVRIGRTSMTLHVEAWALRGNVGERIKVTEGLFTFVAIDDNRRPRPLPPEGGA, encoded by the coding sequence ATGCCCGCGGACGCCAACCCGTCGGGCGACATTTTCGGGGGCTGGGTGATCTCGCAAATGGATATCGCCGGCGGGATGACAGCGGGTCTGAGGGCGCAAGGGCGCGTCGCGACCGTCGCCATCGATTCGATGATATTCAAGCTGCCGGTTTTCGTTGGCGACATCCTCTGCGTCTACACCGACATCGTGCGCATCGGCAGGACGTCGATGACGCTTCACGTCGAGGCCTGGGCGCTCCGGGGAAACGTCGGCGAGCGCATCAAGGTAACGGAAGGTCTCTTCACATTCGTCGCCATCGATGACAACCGCCGGCCGCGGCCCCTGCCACCCGAGGGAGGGGCGTAA
- a CDS encoding fumarylacetoacetate hydrolase family protein encodes MRRILLDGVPTSVRLDDTDLVADDDRRIPESSADYLPPVEPSKILCVHLNYRSRVDEFGARLPQAPTYFQKPTSSLNAHRGPVERPPRCKYLNYEGEIVIVIGKTCRNVSREEAREYIAGYTIGNDFGLHDFRDTDAGSMLRVKGTDTLCPIGPELAADWEFRDKRIRTFVNGEVRQDGRTSEMVWDMSYLVADLARNLTLEPGDCIFSGTPAGSRPAEPGDVVTVEVEGLGALTNTIVEGSTPLRDDLGAQPSESEEVVSTALGGDWEFRGIRAPRRSP; translated from the coding sequence ATGCGGCGCATCTTGCTCGACGGAGTGCCGACGTCGGTTCGCTTGGATGACACCGATCTCGTAGCCGACGACGACCGGCGGATCCCCGAATCGAGCGCCGACTACCTTCCACCCGTCGAGCCGAGCAAGATCTTGTGCGTCCACCTCAATTACCGGAGCCGCGTCGATGAGTTCGGGGCCAGGCTTCCGCAAGCGCCAACCTACTTCCAGAAGCCGACCAGCTCCCTCAACGCGCACCGCGGACCCGTCGAGCGTCCCCCGCGGTGCAAGTATCTCAACTACGAAGGTGAGATCGTCATCGTCATCGGGAAGACCTGCCGAAACGTCTCACGAGAAGAAGCACGAGAGTACATAGCCGGATACACGATCGGCAACGACTTCGGACTCCACGACTTTCGGGACACGGACGCCGGCTCGATGCTGCGGGTCAAGGGCACCGACACGCTCTGTCCCATCGGCCCCGAGCTCGCCGCCGATTGGGAGTTTCGCGACAAGCGCATCCGCACCTTCGTCAACGGTGAGGTGCGACAAGACGGGCGTACATCGGAAATGGTGTGGGACATGAGCTATCTCGTGGCGGATCTCGCGCGAAATCTCACGCTCGAGCCTGGTGATTGCATCTTTTCGGGCACGCCCGCGGGCTCGCGGCCGGCCGAACCGGGTGACGTCGTGACCGTGGAGGTCGAGGGCCTGGGCGCATTGACCAACACCATCGTCGAGGGGTCGACGCCCCTACGCGACGACCTCGGCGCGCAGCCGAGCGAGTCTGAAGAGGTCGTCTCCACCGCGCTCGGTGGCGACTGGGAATTCCGCGGCATTCGTGCGCCGAGGAGGTCTCCGTGA
- the yfbR gene encoding 5'-deoxynucleotidase → MSHFFAYLSRMKFIQRWGLMHNTYAENVQEHSLRVAQIAHALALIRNRRFGGTVSAERVAALALYHDAGEVLTGDLPSPIKYFNPEIRKAYQDIEASAADRLLAMVPAELRNDYRSLLDPKDQEHVAIVKAADKICAYIKCLEETSAGNREFSRAEQALAKTVAEIELPEVKYFLDTFVPSFRLTLDELG, encoded by the coding sequence ATGAGCCACTTCTTCGCCTACCTGTCGCGGATGAAGTTCATCCAGCGATGGGGATTGATGCACAACACCTATGCCGAGAACGTCCAGGAGCACAGCTTGCGCGTCGCGCAGATCGCTCACGCCCTCGCGCTCATACGCAATCGGCGTTTCGGCGGAACGGTGAGCGCCGAGCGCGTTGCCGCGCTTGCGCTCTATCACGACGCCGGCGAGGTCCTCACGGGAGATCTCCCCTCTCCCATCAAGTATTTCAACCCCGAGATCCGCAAGGCCTACCAGGATATCGAGGCCTCGGCCGCCGACCGGCTCTTGGCGATGGTACCCGCGGAGCTTCGGAACGACTACCGCTCTTTGCTCGACCCCAAGGACCAGGAGCATGTGGCAATCGTCAAGGCAGCGGACAAGATCTGTGCCTACATCAAATGCCTGGAGGAGACCTCGGCGGGTAACCGCGAGTTCTCGAGAGCCGAACAAGCGCTCGCGAAAACGGTTGCGGAGATCGAGCTTCCCGAGGTGAAGTACTTTCTCGACACCTTCGTTCCGAGCTTCCGGCTAACGCTCGACGAGCTGGGTTGA